The following coding sequences lie in one Synechococcus sp. PCC 7336 genomic window:
- the psb35 gene encoding photosystem II assembly protein Psb35, with protein sequence MLPQQTLFHIFSTTSSLSESHFPYAAVAALVVGFLGAVSIGSIAWYNSRRPVGWQDKEKPDFVPDVKQ encoded by the coding sequence ATGCTTCCACAGCAAACACTTTTCCACATATTTTCTACTACTAGCAGCCTTTCAGAGTCACACTTTCCTTATGCAGCAGTCGCAGCACTGGTTGTAGGGTTTCTAGGGGCTGTGTCTATAGGCTCTATCGCCTGGTACAATTCCCGTCGACCAGTGGGTTGGCAAGACAAGGAAAAGCCTGATTTTGTACCTG